One Fibrobacter sp. UWH4 genomic region harbors:
- a CDS encoding tetratricopeptide repeat protein has product MRTSVIKTAVLGLTVASTSLFAEATYSPHKYQQNDWFAEFGGNTAMYVNPAGISETDQLEFSAAFFSSISGEASQEYVSLTFPMDYKHTLGFSFFENGASIDGGKSYGEYAFMLGYAYRLMHCIALGLDVSVLYINQFDEVTQVTLGADVGLSWNPLNSSKFGYLLVGVALQNIAQPGISMEEDGGFVAPGFFGGDRDDAYNIPSNLNFSLFWRGFNRLIEAKAELSLIDVFHSDKEGGEGLNPEMSFTLTYYLSPHLGVRLRFTKEGYPVAGATVNVKDVSIFRYLALDLEMSHDDLYAKKNRGFIWAVKLTSRFGDTREEKIGEERYRRLKIEPENDYRAAMRLYLNRQFLEAAYAFGKVQTKYPAFHLVDQAAFYKAKSFENLRMHKAAKSVYEDAIKRYPQSDQRAKYHFQLMNIDYKEGKYIDAMAKYQNIAQKFGESDVKADADYIAGQIKFEQGLYQESVDLLAAILPGNANYFYARYTMGIAYSRLGKFDEAENCFRDITEQPVSNQSERDLQDAAKVKLGHLFFSGEKSDIPAAAQMYGQVQPGSPVYDEAMLGIAWSFLKVNKPDEAIKPAQWIINNMPESFLVSEAYLVQGYCYFIKKDYNNAVKSLEQAEKRTEQPVVTVAARDSARQAYDAMQDEFDSVQVKALDLARQLPTPRVQSKREALQPTFDKANAAIEDYAAFTQKAIQSDRFESNRKRILDDAGFTLATVKTKMGQGAANSEAAQELESLDDELDDLE; this is encoded by the coding sequence ATGCGTACTAGTGTTATTAAAACAGCAGTCCTTGGACTCACGGTAGCCAGCACTTCCTTGTTTGCAGAAGCAACTTATTCTCCGCACAAGTACCAGCAGAATGACTGGTTCGCGGAATTCGGTGGCAACACTGCCATGTATGTGAACCCCGCTGGAATCTCTGAAACGGACCAGCTGGAATTCAGTGCTGCGTTCTTCAGCTCCATCAGTGGCGAAGCCAGCCAGGAATATGTGAGCTTGACTTTCCCGATGGATTACAAGCACACCCTCGGTTTCTCGTTCTTCGAAAACGGTGCGTCCATCGACGGTGGCAAGTCCTACGGCGAATACGCCTTCATGCTCGGTTACGCCTACAGGCTGATGCACTGCATCGCCCTCGGTCTCGATGTGTCCGTGCTCTACATCAACCAGTTCGATGAAGTGACGCAGGTGACGCTCGGTGCCGACGTGGGCCTCAGCTGGAACCCGCTGAACTCTTCTAAGTTCGGTTACCTCTTGGTGGGTGTCGCCCTCCAGAACATCGCCCAGCCGGGTATCAGCATGGAAGAAGACGGCGGCTTTGTCGCTCCGGGTTTCTTCGGCGGTGACCGCGACGATGCATACAACATTCCTTCTAACCTGAACTTCTCCCTCTTCTGGCGCGGCTTCAACCGCCTGATCGAGGCGAAGGCAGAACTTTCCCTCATCGACGTGTTCCATTCCGACAAGGAAGGTGGCGAAGGCCTGAACCCGGAAATGAGCTTCACCTTGACCTACTACCTCTCCCCGCACCTTGGTGTCCGCCTCCGCTTCACGAAGGAAGGTTACCCGGTTGCCGGCGCTACGGTTAACGTCAAGGATGTGAGCATCTTCCGTTACCTCGCTCTCGACCTCGAAATGTCTCACGATGACCTCTACGCCAAGAAGAACCGTGGCTTCATCTGGGCTGTCAAGCTCACTAGCCGCTTCGGTGACACCCGCGAAGAGAAAATCGGCGAAGAACGTTACCGTCGCTTGAAGATCGAACCTGAAAACGACTACCGCGCCGCTATGCGTCTCTACTTGAACCGTCAGTTCTTGGAAGCTGCATACGCCTTCGGTAAGGTTCAGACCAAGTACCCGGCATTCCACCTTGTGGACCAGGCCGCCTTCTATAAGGCAAAGTCCTTTGAAAACCTCCGCATGCACAAGGCTGCAAAGTCCGTGTACGAAGACGCTATCAAGCGCTATCCGCAGAGTGACCAGCGCGCCAAGTACCACTTCCAGTTGATGAACATCGACTATAAGGAAGGCAAGTACATCGACGCCATGGCCAAGTACCAGAATATCGCCCAGAAGTTCGGTGAAAGCGACGTGAAGGCTGACGCTGACTACATTGCCGGCCAGATCAAGTTCGAACAGGGACTCTACCAGGAATCTGTCGACCTGCTCGCCGCCATCCTTCCGGGTAACGCCAACTACTTCTACGCCCGCTATACCATGGGTATCGCTTACAGCCGTCTCGGCAAGTTCGACGAAGCTGAAAACTGCTTCCGCGACATTACCGAACAGCCGGTTTCCAACCAGTCCGAACGTGACTTGCAGGATGCCGCCAAGGTGAAGCTCGGTCACTTGTTCTTCTCTGGCGAAAAGTCCGACATCCCGGCCGCCGCCCAGATGTATGGCCAGGTTCAGCCCGGTTCTCCGGTCTACGACGAAGCCATGCTCGGTATCGCTTGGTCGTTCCTCAAGGTGAACAAGCCTGATGAAGCTATCAAGCCGGCACAGTGGATTATCAATAATATGCCTGAATCCTTCCTGGTTTCTGAAGCATACCTCGTTCAGGGTTACTGCTACTTCATCAAGAAGGACTACAACAATGCAGTGAAGTCCCTGGAACAGGCTGAAAAGCGCACCGAACAGCCGGTGGTGACCGTTGCCGCTCGCGACAGTGCACGCCAGGCTTACGACGCTATGCAGGACGAATTCGACTCTGTGCAGGTGAAGGCTCTTGACCTCGCTCGCCAGCTCCCGACTCCGCGTGTGCAGAGCAAGCGTGAAGCCTTGCAGCCGACCTTTGATAAGGCTAACGCCGCCATCGAAGACTACGCCGCATTCACCCAGAAAGCTATCCAGAGTGACCGCTTCGAATCCAACCGTAAGCGTATCTTGGACGACGCTGGCTTTACCTTGGCTACTGTGAAGACCAAGATGGGTCAGGGCGCTGCCAACTCCGAAGCCGCTCAGGAACTTGAAAGCCTGGATGACGAATTAGACGATCTGGAATAA